From one Cyprinus carpio isolate SPL01 chromosome B3, ASM1834038v1, whole genome shotgun sequence genomic stretch:
- the LOC109081935 gene encoding uncharacterized protein LOC109081935: protein MASERTLSVEQCSAVLQSAENDVLTNILNLMGDWRYVREMTREQELMLVYFLEALMMLSFLQEPEVVKKMTVSDWLKRTYIEGNRERVLVGVDECNAFFVLSNEEEAWFDVYYQSLRSVLITRRHRRCSADEAEKFFLCSSGNPVDNPCEDLKKLHDEYDLPSITTDMLRSSVHTAVHKLHLTDDEKLSSPAQAPEAKWMNANTAFYLLKMSHPVTVHAAPPERAARVQISRQFESDCHSLWCVTQKKLHERLVLDSFGPRQPSESKVHSWIEKQGWMENVPDAAEVVKDWKPPRSIQAPTDSKSIRRMSRRQCWKGLQLMDREGKGLRVVTSRPFACGEVICDFHGRLISRDEGLEIQQSNQTQAGHLFFFTSKNGQDMCLDAHEERCECHPNKTTFGRQMKHSVTRANLSPRLHFVEDEPLILFMATRDIQTGEELRYDYGDNRRSYAGDGLDLTPS from the exons ATGGCTTCTGAGAG GACTCTTTCAGTAGAGCAGTGCTCGGCCGTCTTGCAGTCTGCTGAAAACGACGTCTTGACAAACATCCTGAACCTTATGGGTGACTGGAGATACGTCAGAGAAATGACGAGGGAACAGGAACTGATGCTGGTGTATTTCCTGGAGGCTTTAATGATGCTGTCGTTCCTCCAAGAGCCAGAAGTGGTGAAGAAAATGACT gtttctgattggctgaagcgGACGTACATTGAGGGAAACCGTGAGCGAGTTCTGGTGGGAGTAGACGAGTGCAATGCCTTCTTTGTCTTGTCAAATGAGGAGGAAGCG TGGTTTGACGTTTACTACCAATCTCTGCGTTCAGTGCTGATCACGAGGAGACACAGGAGATGCAGTGCAGATGAAGCTGAGAAATTCTTCCTGTGCTCTTCAGGGAATCCGGTGGACAATCCCTGTGAGGATCTAAAGAAGCTGCATGACGA GTATGATCTCCCAAGCATCACCACTGATATGCTCAGATCTTCTGTACACACCGCTGTGCACAAATTGCATTTGACGGATGATGAGAAACTTTCAAG TCCAGCTCAAGCGCCTGAGGCCAAATGGATGAATGCAAACACAGCTTTCTACTTGCTGAAGATGTCACATCCAGTAACGGTGCATGCAGCGCCTCCAGAAAGAGCTGCACGGGTGCAAATCTCAAGACAATTCGAGAGCGACTGCCACTCGCTTTGGTGCGTGACTCAGAAGAAACTCCATGAGCGTCTTGTTCTTG ATTCGTTTGGTCCTCGTCAGCCATCTGAGAGCAAAGTGCACAGCTGGATTGAGAAGCAGGGATGGATGGAGAACGTGCCAGATGCTGCTGAAGTTGTGAAGGACTGGAAGCCTCCACGAAGCATCCAGGCACCGACAGACAGTAAATCGATCCGCAGGATGAGCCGCAGGCAGTGCTGGAAAGGCCTGCAGCTGATGGACAGAGAAGGCAAGGGTCTCAGGGTCGTCACCAGCAGGCCGTTTGCTTGCGGAGAGGTGATCTGTGACTTCCACGGCCGGCTGATCTCCAGGGACGAGGGACTAGAAATCCAGCAGAGCAATCAGACTCAAGCTGGACATCTGTTTTTCTTTACCAGCAAGAACGGACAGGACATGTGTTTGGACGCTCATGAGGAGCGCTGCGAGTGCCATCCAAACAAAACTACGTTTGGCAGACAAATGAAACACTCTGTCACACGCGCCAATCTCAGTCCAAGACTGCACTTTGTGGAGGATGAACCGCTCATACTTTTCATGGCCACACGGGACATTCAGACGGGCGAAGAGCTCCGCTATGACTACGGAGACAACAGAAGGTCCTACGCTGGGGACGGTCTGGATCTGACACCGTCCTAA